Within Fusobacterium sp. SYSU M8D902, the genomic segment GCTCATAAGTTCTTTCGTCAAGTTTCTTGAAATTCTAGAATAATTTGTCCAAGAAACTAAAAGGAGAGATAGACCCAAACTAAAAGCACTACTCCCCATTATATTTACAATCAAAAGAACAATTATTATACTTGGAAATGAATCAAAGATATCTGTAATTCTAATTATGATATTCTCTATTCTCCTATTACAATTTCCAGCAATAACTCCTAAACACATTCCTAATAATGCTGATAATATAGTTACAATCAAGGCTGTTAAAAATGTTACCTGTATTCCCAATATTATTCTTGAAAAAATACATCTCCCTAAATAATCAGTTCCTAAAAAATATTTAAACGAAGGTGATAATAATTTTTTTTGTAAATTAATTGCTATTGGATCATTAGGAGATAAAAATTTACCAAATATAGATATAAACATAAACAAACTAACTATATATCTCATTCCTCTTTCTCCTTCATCCTTGGATTAATCCAATAACAAATTAAACTACTTATCTCTGTTGAGATGATAAAGAGAGTAGAGACTAAAAAAATATATCCTTGTATTATAGGATAATCTCTTCCATCAATAGCTTCTACTATCATCTTTCCTAGTCCTGGCCATGCAAATATATTCTCAATTATTACAGTTCCACCTAATAAGCTTCCAATCGTTTTTCCAAATGAAGTTATTATAGGAGTTAATGAATTTAATAAAGCATAGTTTATCAATATCCTTTTTTTATTTACTCCTCTTAATTTTGCATATTTTATAAAGTCTTTCTTTAAAACTATCAAAATATTTTCTTTAATCAGTTGTGTATAATATCCTATATATGATAAAGACAAAGTTATTCCAGGTAGTATTATACTATTTTTTGCATAAGCACCTGAAATTGGGAGTAATTTAAATTTTACTCCCAATAAACTAATAAATATATATCCTAACCAAAATTTAGGAAAAGACATTCCTATTAAACTTAACCACTTTATAATCTTATCAAAAACTGTATTTTGTTTTACAGCTGAAAAAATACCCAATGGAAAACTTATAAAAATTATTATTCCAATTGAAAAAATCATTAATTTTAACGAATAAATAAATGAAACTTTCATATAATTATATACATCTAAACCACTTATATATGATTTCCCTAAGTTTAAATTAAGAATATTTTTTAACCAAATATAGTATTGTTTCCATATTGGAATATTTAATCCCATCTCCCTTTCAATATATTTCAAATTATCTTCGGTTAATGGAAGATTAAAGGTATTTAGATAAGCTATTCTAGGATCTCCTGGAATAATTCTTGTCACCATAAAAGCGATACAAGATGTTATAAAAAATAAGATCAATATATTTATTATTTTCTTAAACATTGCTATTTCCTTCTAACATTCTGTAAAGGTATAATTTCTTTTATTGAAGAAAACTCTACTCCTTCTATGTCTTCTCTTGATACTGCCACTACAACAGTAGTTACAAGAGGTACATATATAGCTTGTTCATAAAAACTTTCAACTATATAATCAAAATTACTTTGAAGTTTATCTTTATTAGTCTCCATCAAAGAATCTCTCATGACTTGATGTAATTCCTCACGATTCTCTATCCCCTTTTGAACAATATTAAATTTATCTCCATCACTTATC encodes:
- a CDS encoding ABC transporter permease subunit, which gives rise to MRYIVSLFMFISIFGKFLSPNDPIAINLQKKLLSPSFKYFLGTDYLGRCIFSRIILGIQVTFLTALIVTILSALLGMCLGVIAGNCNRRIENIIIRITDIFDSFPSIIIVLLIVNIMGSSAFSLGLSLLLVSWTNYSRISRNLTKELMSSEFIIMSTLLNKPKWRILKEDLIPNITPQIMIVAFNSFAGVILSLAGYSFLGFGVRAPYSELGMMINEGKDYIYSRPELMIGPGVVIFIMVISVNLLGNEIKNQYEIIKD
- a CDS encoding ABC transporter permease, whose translation is MFKKIINILILFFITSCIAFMVTRIIPGDPRIAYLNTFNLPLTEDNLKYIEREMGLNIPIWKQYYIWLKNILNLNLGKSYISGLDVYNYMKVSFIYSLKLMIFSIGIIIFISFPLGIFSAVKQNTVFDKIIKWLSLIGMSFPKFWLGYIFISLLGVKFKLLPISGAYAKNSIILPGITLSLSYIGYYTQLIKENILIVLKKDFIKYAKLRGVNKKRILINYALLNSLTPIITSFGKTIGSLLGGTVIIENIFAWPGLGKMIVEAIDGRDYPIIQGYIFLVSTLFIISTEISSLICYWINPRMKEKEE